In the Streptomyces sp. 3214.6 genome, CGGAGAACATCGTCGAGTTCGACGACGGCGAGGCACTCTCGTACGACGGTCTGGTCGTCGCCACCGGAATGCGGCCCCGGCGCCTGCGCTGCCCCGGCCCGTTCGCGGGCCGGCACACGGTCCGCACCATCGACGACGCGCAGGGCCTGCGGCAGGCTCTGACCAGCCCCGGAGCCCGGGTGGTCGTCGTCGGAGGCGGCTTCATCGGCTGCGAGGTCGCCGCCACCGCCGTCGCTCTGGGCGCCCAGGACGTGACTGTCGTCGACCCGCTGCCCCTGCCGATGGTCGGCCCCCTCGGCGAACTCCTCGCCAGGGCCCTGCTGAAGCGCCACGAAGAGCGCGGCGTGCGCTTCGCCCTCGGCACGGGCGTGACCGGCTTCACCGGCGACGACCACGTCACCGGCGTCGCCCTCGGCGACGGCACCGTCCTGCCCGCCGACGTGGTGGTCGAGTCGGTCGGGTCGGTCGCCAACACCGAGTGGCTGGACGGCAACGGCCTCGACCTGAGCGACGGCGCGCTCACCGACGAGCACCTGCGCGTCGGCGGACGGCCCGACGTGGTGGCCGTCGGCGACGTCGCCCGCTTCCCCAACGCCCGCTACGACGGCGTACCGCGCCGTGTGGAGCACTGGTGCATCCCCACGGACACCGCCAAGCACGCCGCGAAGACCCTCGTCGCCGGGCTGAGCGGTACCGGCCACGACCTGTCCCCGTTCGCGCCGCTGCCCACCTTCTGGAGCGACCAGCACGACTTCCGCCTGCAGTCCTTCGGGGCACCGGTACTCGGTAAGGAGGACGTGCGCGTACTCGAAGGCGACCTCGACGGTGACGTCGTCGTCGGCTACCACGCCGGTGGCCGGCTGGCCGGTGTCGTCGCCCTCGGCGGTCAGGCCGCGGCGGCCGCCGCCTCCCGCTATCGCGCCGAACTGCTCAAGCAGCCCGCCCTCACCGCCTAAGGACTTTGCTGACCATGACCACCGTCCGTGGATTCTTCTCCCCCAAGACGGCGAGCGGAGCCTCGTCTCTGATCCCCTCACCGCCCTGGCGGTACTCCGGAGACCTGCTCACCGTCGAGTACCGCACCGACCCGGCACGCGTGCGTGAACTGCTTCCCCAGCCACTGGAACTCGCCGACGAGGACCCCGGCGCGGTGGCGCTGATCTGGGCCGACTGGCAGTCCTGCTCGGCATCCGGCGCGGAGCTGCTCGATCCCGTGCTCTCCCAGTACAAGGAGGCCTTCGCGGTCGTCCGCTGCAAGTACCGGGGGCAGACCTACTCGCGCTGCGTCTACATCTGGGTCGACAAGGACTTCGCCATCGCGCGCGGCCTGCACCAGGGCTACCCGAAGAAGCTCGGCTCGATCCACCAGACACGCCCCCACCCGTACGGCCCCGCGCCGCGCATCGAGGCGGGAGCCCGCTTCGGCGCCACGCTCGCCGCCGCCGACCGGCGCCTGGCCCACACCGTGGTCACCCTGCGCGAGCCGTCGGAGACGAACGGCTTCGTCAACGCCCACCCGATGGCCCACCACCGCTGGCTGCCCTCCATCGAGAAGGGCAAGGGCCTCGCTCTCGACGAGCTGATCGAGTCGGGCGCCGCGTCCTTCGAGGCGGGACAGGCATGGCGCGGTGACGCCGAGCTGGAGCTGTTCGAGGCGCCCACCGAAGAACTGGCCCGCCTGGAGATCCACGAGCCGATCGCCGCCTACTACCGCCAGGTCGGCGTCGTCTGGGACGGCGGCCGACTGCTGGAATCCGGCACCTCCGGCGCCGAGTAGACCCCACCACCGCGTGAGACCGGAGGAACAGAGCATGAGCGAACACACCATCACCGTGGCGGGGGTCGCCGTCGACACCCGGCACTGGATCGGCGGCGAACGCGTCGCCTCGACACAGACGTTCCCGGACGTCTCGCCCATCGACGGCAGCACGATCGGCGACATCTCCCGGGGCACGGCCATGGAGGCAGCCGCCGCCGTGGCCGCCGCGAAGGCCGCGTTCCCCGCCTGGGCCGCCACCTCCCGCACGGAACGCGCCCGCATCCTGCACGCCATCGCCGACGGCGTCGAGAAGCGCATCGAAGAACTCGCCATCGTCGAGACCACCGACAACGGAGCCCTGCTCCGCTCCCACCGCCGCGGGGTGATGCCGCGCGTGGCGCACAACTTCCGCTTCTTCGCCGACTGGCTGCTGCAACTGGAGCACGAGGACTTCGAGACCCGGGGCCACACCAACCACGTGAGCTGGGACCCGGCCGGACCGTGTGTGCTGATCACGCCCTGGAACGCGCCCTTGATGCTGGCGACCTGGAAAGTGGCGCCCGCGCTGGCCGCGGGCAACTCCGTGGTGCTCAAGCCGGCCGAGTGGTCGCCGCTGACCGCCTCGCTGCTGGCCGACATCGCCGCCGAGGCCGGGCTGCCGGCCGGTGTGCTCAACGTCGTCCAGGGCTACGGCTCCGAGATCGGCGACGCGCTGACCTCGCATCCGGACGTGCGCCGCATCAGCTTCACCGGCTCGGTGCCCACGGCCAAGCGCATCACCGAGTCGGCGGCCGCGAACCTCACGCCCCTGAGTCTCGAACTGGGGGGCAAGTCGCCGCTGTTGGTGTTCGCCGACGCGGACCTGGACCTCGCCGTCGACCTGGCGGTGGAGCAGTACGACAACGCCGGGCAGGTGTGCCTGGCGGGCACGCGGCTGCTGGTCGAGGAGTCGGTCGCAGAGGAGTTCACCCGCCGCTTCGTCGAGAAGGCCGGGCAGCTCACCCAGGGCGACCCACGTGACGAGGCCACCGACATCGGGCCCAACATCCACCCCCGCCAGCTGGAGAAGATCGACGGCTTCGTGCAGAGGGCCGTGGCGGCCGGGGCCCGTGTCGTCATCGGCGGCCACCGCAAGGAGGGCCAGTACTACGCGCCCACCCTGCTCACCGATGTCGCCCAGGACTCCGAGATCGTGCAGGAGGAGGTCTTCGGCCCGGTCCTGACGCTGCAGACCTTCGCCGACGAGGACGAGGCCGTCCGGCTGGCCAACGGCACCCGCTTCGGGCTGGCCGCCACGCTCGCCACCGGCGACCCCGAGCGTGCCGAACGCGTCACCGGGCAGCTGGTCGCGGGCACGGTGTGGGTCAACTGCTTCTTCGTCCGCGACCTGCAGGCCCCCTTCGGCGGCTCCCGGCTCTCGGGCGTCGGCCGCGAGGGCGGCACCTGGAGCTTCGACTTCTACTGCGACCTGAAGAACACCGTGACCGCGCCGAACGGTTGGAGGAATCATGGGTGAGATCGTCGGGGCCGGCCTACTCGCCCACGTCCCCACCATCGTGCTTCCGGAGGAGACCCGGCTGGAGCTGAACGAGGGCAAGGAGATCACCCTTGTCACGGGGCTCCGGCAGCTCCGCGCAGAGGTCTTCGAGCGGGACGACTACGACACCGTCGTCGTTCTCGACTCCCACTGGGCCACCACCGTCGAGTTCGTCGTCACCGCCCAGCAGCGCCGGGCCGGGCTGTTCACCTCCGAGGAACTGCCGCGCGGGATGTGCCGGATGCCGTACGACTTCCCCGGTGATCCCGAACTGGCCGAGAACATCGAGAAGTTCGCCGACAAGCACCGTACGTGGATCACCGCGATCGACGACGAGTACCTGCCGATCTACTACGCCACCATCAACCTGTGGAAGTTCCTCGGAGAGGGCCTGCCCGACAAGAGGTGGGTGACCATCGGCGTCTGTCAGACCGGCGACATGGAGGACCACCTGCGTCTGGGCCGCGCCCTGGCGGACGGCATCGCCGCCACCCCGGGCCGCCGGGTC is a window encoding:
- a CDS encoding 3,4-dihydroxyphenylacetate 2,3-dioxygenase, yielding MGEIVGAGLLAHVPTIVLPEETRLELNEGKEITLVTGLRQLRAEVFERDDYDTVVVLDSHWATTVEFVVTAQQRRAGLFTSEELPRGMCRMPYDFPGDPELAENIEKFADKHRTWITAIDDEYLPIYYATINLWKFLGEGLPDKRWVTIGVCQTGDMEDHLRLGRALADGIAATPGRRVLLIASGALSHTFWPLRELRDHESSDPVHIFTPEARAADHERIAWFKEGRHDKVLDTMDEFWKYKPEAKFFHYLMMAGALGEQACVARARQYGEYENSIGTGQVHLWFDRPSEGWTGTGLPAPRTPHSRI
- a CDS encoding acetoacetate decarboxylase family protein; the protein is MTTVRGFFSPKTASGASSLIPSPPWRYSGDLLTVEYRTDPARVRELLPQPLELADEDPGAVALIWADWQSCSASGAELLDPVLSQYKEAFAVVRCKYRGQTYSRCVYIWVDKDFAIARGLHQGYPKKLGSIHQTRPHPYGPAPRIEAGARFGATLAAADRRLAHTVVTLREPSETNGFVNAHPMAHHRWLPSIEKGKGLALDELIESGAASFEAGQAWRGDAELELFEAPTEELARLEIHEPIAAYYRQVGVVWDGGRLLESGTSGAE
- a CDS encoding aldehyde dehydrogenase produces the protein MSEHTITVAGVAVDTRHWIGGERVASTQTFPDVSPIDGSTIGDISRGTAMEAAAAVAAAKAAFPAWAATSRTERARILHAIADGVEKRIEELAIVETTDNGALLRSHRRGVMPRVAHNFRFFADWLLQLEHEDFETRGHTNHVSWDPAGPCVLITPWNAPLMLATWKVAPALAAGNSVVLKPAEWSPLTASLLADIAAEAGLPAGVLNVVQGYGSEIGDALTSHPDVRRISFTGSVPTAKRITESAAANLTPLSLELGGKSPLLVFADADLDLAVDLAVEQYDNAGQVCLAGTRLLVEESVAEEFTRRFVEKAGQLTQGDPRDEATDIGPNIHPRQLEKIDGFVQRAVAAGARVVIGGHRKEGQYYAPTLLTDVAQDSEIVQEEVFGPVLTLQTFADEDEAVRLANGTRFGLAATLATGDPERAERVTGQLVAGTVWVNCFFVRDLQAPFGGSRLSGVGREGGTWSFDFYCDLKNTVTAPNGWRNHG
- a CDS encoding NAD(P)/FAD-dependent oxidoreductase, producing the protein MTSRSARIVVAGASMAGLRAAEQLRAAGWTEAITLVGDEPHMPYNRPPLSKEVLAGKAPFESLAFRPRASVADAEWRLGTKVVATRLAENIVEFDDGEALSYDGLVVATGMRPRRLRCPGPFAGRHTVRTIDDAQGLRQALTSPGARVVVVGGGFIGCEVAATAVALGAQDVTVVDPLPLPMVGPLGELLARALLKRHEERGVRFALGTGVTGFTGDDHVTGVALGDGTVLPADVVVESVGSVANTEWLDGNGLDLSDGALTDEHLRVGGRPDVVAVGDVARFPNARYDGVPRRVEHWCIPTDTAKHAAKTLVAGLSGTGHDLSPFAPLPTFWSDQHDFRLQSFGAPVLGKEDVRVLEGDLDGDVVVGYHAGGRLAGVVALGGQAAAAAASRYRAELLKQPALTA